One window from the genome of Candidatus Chlorohelix allophototropha encodes:
- a CDS encoding ABC transporter ATP-binding protein: protein MIIETKNLSRQVADKILVEDINIQVEQGEVLAIIGPSGAGKTTFLRLLNRLDEPTSGTVYYEGKDYRSLPPAIVRQQIGMVLQSPYLFPGSIAENISFGPRQRGITLSSERISWLLERVGLPGYQERAINNLSGGEAQRVSLARTLANSPKVLLLDEPTSALDSEAEHEVETLLSGIIAEEKLTCLIITHNMAQAARIANRALYLVKGKLASIGTVEEIIHA from the coding sequence ATGATAATCGAAACAAAGAACCTCAGTCGGCAGGTTGCAGATAAAATCCTAGTCGAAGATATAAACATTCAAGTAGAGCAGGGTGAGGTTCTGGCAATTATCGGACCGAGCGGAGCAGGAAAAACCACCTTTTTAAGATTACTTAACCGTTTGGACGAGCCAACTTCAGGTACTGTTTATTATGAAGGGAAAGATTACAGAAGTTTACCGCCTGCAATTGTGCGTCAGCAAATCGGGATGGTCTTGCAATCGCCCTATCTTTTCCCCGGTTCAATTGCTGAGAATATCAGTTTTGGACCTCGCCAGCGTGGAATAACCCTCAGTTCTGAAAGAATTAGCTGGCTTTTGGAAAGAGTGGGGTTGCCCGGTTATCAGGAACGCGCTATTAACAATCTTTCCGGTGGTGAAGCTCAAAGAGTTTCGCTGGCACGCACTCTGGCTAACTCCCCAAAAGTATTATTGCTGGATGAACCTACCTCAGCACTTGATTCAGAGGCTGAGCATGAAGTGGAAACCCTCTTGAGCGGTATTATTGCAGAAGAGAAGCTAACTTGCCTTATCATCACCCATAATATGGCACAGGCTGCCCGAATTGCCAACCGCGCTTTGTATCTGGTTAAAGGAAAATTAGCTTCAATTGGCACAGTAGAGGAAATTATACATGCTTAG
- a CDS encoding AAA family ATPase: MSHDMSLIPLIIISGPPGSGKTTLGRWLAEELRLPFLYKDGLKEILYDTLGWSDRERSMKLGVASISLLYYTLEVELKAGNACVVESNFLTEYATPPLLELKQRYPFRVFQIQCYTDNEALFQRLQARAASAKRHPGHGEAGILADLTPARLVSRYEPLEIGGELLCLDTTDFAQVDYARISAQVHLFLETS, encoded by the coding sequence ATGTCACACGATATGTCATTAATTCCGTTGATTATCATTTCAGGTCCACCCGGTAGCGGTAAAACCACGCTAGGCAGATGGTTGGCAGAAGAGTTGCGCCTACCTTTCCTTTATAAAGATGGGCTAAAAGAAATATTATACGATACGCTAGGTTGGAGCGACCGGGAACGGTCAATGAAATTGGGAGTAGCCAGCATCAGCCTGCTTTACTATACGCTAGAAGTAGAATTGAAAGCCGGAAACGCCTGTGTAGTTGAGAGCAATTTCTTGACGGAGTACGCCACCCCGCCTCTGCTGGAATTGAAACAGCGTTACCCTTTCCGGGTTTTCCAAATCCAATGTTACACCGATAATGAGGCGTTATTCCAAAGGTTGCAGGCTCGCGCCGCTTCTGCCAAGCGTCATCCCGGACATGGTGAAGCGGGCATATTGGCTGATTTGACACCCGCAAGGCTGGTCAGCCGTTACGAACCTCTTGAAATCGGCGGCGAGTTGCTATGTCTAGATACCACCGATTTTGCGCAGGTGGATTACGCGAGAATAAGCGCACAGGTGCATCTATTCCTTGAAACAAGCTGA
- a CDS encoding universal stress protein, translated as MFTKIIVPLDGSTLSEKALPLAVLLAAEFKTELLLLRVVEDGEYGSSNEARHYLENLEKFLNGQGLPDHQPPYQVRLLVANGSPVEQIVETVQDYKADLIVMSTHGRSGLGRLFSGNVASKVLHEVICPVLLIHPKHEEPTDLSEAFRLITSEIFKKPVLVPLDGSSLAEVALKPALLMAEIYNAPLHLIEVLPPLEELAVESAPLTVGGYFPRGLTSQELKEEALDYLLTVETDRLPPTHHIETHVVQGQPAPEIIRHAHTVNAGLIVMASHTRTGIGRTILGSVTEEVLRKSEVPVLIINRHAGHLEEIKTH; from the coding sequence ATGTTCACTAAAATAATTGTTCCGCTGGATGGCTCCACTCTTTCTGAAAAAGCTTTACCCCTTGCGGTATTGCTTGCAGCCGAATTTAAAACCGAACTTCTTTTACTAAGAGTAGTAGAAGATGGTGAATACGGTTCTTCCAACGAAGCCCGGCATTATCTTGAAAATCTTGAAAAATTTCTTAACGGGCAAGGTTTACCCGACCACCAACCGCCATATCAGGTGCGCTTGTTGGTAGCTAATGGCAGTCCTGTTGAGCAAATAGTTGAGACAGTTCAGGACTATAAAGCTGATCTGATAGTAATGAGTACACATGGGCGTTCTGGTTTGGGTCGATTATTCAGCGGCAATGTTGCTTCCAAAGTATTGCATGAGGTTATTTGCCCGGTTTTGCTGATACATCCTAAACACGAAGAGCCTACCGATCTTTCTGAAGCTTTCCGACTGATTACTTCTGAAATATTTAAAAAACCTGTACTGGTTCCTCTGGATGGCTCATCTCTGGCAGAAGTGGCGTTGAAACCCGCGCTATTAATGGCAGAAATCTATAATGCGCCTTTGCATTTAATCGAGGTTTTACCTCCGCTTGAGGAATTAGCGGTAGAATCTGCGCCGCTTACGGTCGGGGGGTATTTCCCACGCGGGCTTACTTCGCAAGAATTAAAAGAAGAAGCGTTGGATTATCTCCTAACGGTTGAGACCGACCGCTTGCCGCCTACACATCATATCGAAACCCATGTTGTACAGGGGCAACCCGCGCCGGAAATTATACGCCATGCCCATACCGTGAACGCTGGTTTGATAGTTATGGCTTCGCACACTCGCACCGGTATAGGTCGTACTATTCTTGGGAGTGTGACCGAGGAAGTTTTGCGCAAGAGCGAAGTTCCGGTTTTGATAATCAACCGCCATGCCGGGCATCTGGAAGAAATCAAAACCCATTAG
- a CDS encoding ABC transporter permease, whose amino-acid sequence MLSNLFKDQFMLGIFQAVATVTLVLLVTLGARWQKIHLEKEVIVALIRGIVQIVLVGLVLVFVFKGPGWISVFILLAMIIAASSMNYQRTKTIPGAFWVSFYGIGLGAGVVILLMVLIGVIDSASISVIPVGSMLVANAMNAGAQALERYNSDVKAHIGLIEAGLALGATPETMVAPYIQSAVHSSLIPRIDNLSSLGIVWIPGLMTGMILAGSDPIYAAIYQFAVIAMIYAASGLTSITSVLLIRARTFSTAQQLILRPIEVTKVK is encoded by the coding sequence ATGCTTAGCAACTTGTTTAAAGATCAGTTCATGCTGGGAATTTTTCAAGCAGTCGCCACAGTTACATTAGTTTTGTTGGTCACGTTAGGCGCACGTTGGCAGAAAATCCACCTTGAAAAAGAAGTAATCGTTGCACTAATTCGCGGGATAGTACAAATAGTGCTGGTGGGGTTGGTACTGGTATTTGTATTCAAGGGACCCGGTTGGATTAGCGTATTTATATTGCTGGCAATGATTATTGCAGCCTCCTCTATGAACTATCAAAGAACTAAAACCATACCCGGCGCATTCTGGGTCTCGTTCTATGGAATCGGACTGGGCGCAGGCGTGGTTATCTTATTGATGGTATTAATTGGGGTGATTGATAGCGCCTCTATTTCGGTTATTCCGGTGGGAAGTATGCTAGTCGCCAATGCTATGAATGCTGGAGCACAAGCATTAGAGCGTTACAATTCGGATGTAAAGGCACATATCGGACTCATTGAAGCGGGTTTGGCGCTTGGCGCAACTCCTGAGACGATGGTCGCGCCTTACATACAATCGGCGGTTCATTCCAGCCTGATACCACGTATTGATAATCTCAGTTCTTTGGGGATTGTATGGATACCGGGTTTAATGACCGGTATGATATTGGCAGGGAGTGACCCAATTTACGCAGCTATTTACCAGTTTGCCGTAATCGCTATGATTTATGCCGCTTCGGGCTTAACGTCAATTACCTCAGTATTGCTTATACGCGCCAGAACCTTTTCTACTGCCCAACAGCTAATTCTGCGCCCGATTGAGGTCACTAAGGTAAAATAA
- a CDS encoding thiamine pyrophosphate-binding protein, translated as MPTVADYLVQSLKDAGVQYLFGVPGGGSNIDIIEAAGKADLPFVLTQTEVAAAFMASAQAEALGKPGACLTTLGPGAASVTNGVANAYLERIPLLVFSDVHPESIRAVMQHQTISHSDIFSGICKWTSEIRSTDVAHTLMQALTTATQLPQGPVHLDISADVTKAKYKMLEPAVIPVQSEFVTDLAVTKLSPALEKLLKEARRPLVLIGLGARSFGAAAAIRQLCEEYNIPALVTYKAKGVIPDVHRCFAGVLTNGALERPILEQADLFIAIGLDPVELLPKEWDYPQPLISCSSWGIEQKQLPVTTELVGDIAQHLTLLGSNLAIKNGWDFYKLSQEVQTQLEAMRPEGKSGALLPHRVVVLVAKSFPNERVTVDAGAHMFPVMALWRANYPNNVLISNGLATMSFALPAAIGLALLDRTKAVVAFTGDGGLQMCLAELRTAVRENLRIRVVVFDDAELSLIKIKQLQRGYAPTGVQMGQLDWEMLGTALGLVAKTATTEAELLQVLADTADCNGPVLIAAKIDPTPYQAMINALRG; from the coding sequence ATGCCTACGGTTGCAGATTATCTGGTACAGTCACTTAAGGATGCGGGCGTACAATATCTATTTGGAGTGCCGGGTGGTGGCAGTAATATAGATATTATTGAAGCTGCCGGGAAAGCCGATTTGCCCTTTGTGCTAACTCAAACTGAAGTAGCTGCCGCTTTTATGGCAAGCGCACAAGCTGAAGCGCTAGGTAAGCCCGGCGCTTGCCTGACTACGCTTGGGCCGGGTGCAGCTTCGGTAACAAATGGGGTAGCTAACGCTTATCTAGAGCGAATACCGTTACTGGTATTTAGTGACGTTCACCCTGAGAGTATTCGGGCAGTGATGCAGCATCAAACTATTTCACATTCAGATATATTCAGTGGAATCTGCAAGTGGACTTCTGAAATTCGCTCGACTGACGTAGCGCATACCCTTATGCAAGCGCTTACCACCGCTACCCAATTACCTCAAGGACCGGTACATCTGGACATCAGTGCAGATGTTACAAAAGCAAAATACAAAATGTTAGAACCTGCCGTTATTCCGGTTCAATCTGAGTTTGTAACCGATTTAGCGGTCACCAAGCTTTCGCCTGCACTCGAGAAATTATTAAAAGAAGCCCGCCGACCGTTGGTTTTAATAGGTTTGGGGGCGCGGTCGTTCGGGGCAGCGGCAGCCATACGCCAACTATGCGAAGAATATAACATTCCCGCTTTGGTTACTTATAAAGCAAAAGGAGTCATTCCTGATGTTCATCGTTGTTTTGCCGGAGTGCTGACAAACGGTGCGCTGGAGAGACCAATTTTAGAGCAAGCCGATTTGTTTATCGCGATAGGTTTAGACCCGGTGGAGTTACTTCCAAAAGAATGGGATTATCCTCAGCCGCTTATCAGTTGCTCAAGTTGGGGTATAGAACAAAAGCAATTGCCCGTCACTACGGAATTGGTGGGAGATATTGCCCAACATTTAACCTTACTTGGTTCTAACCTTGCGATAAAAAACGGGTGGGATTTCTACAAGCTCTCTCAGGAAGTACAAACTCAGCTAGAAGCAATGCGCCCTGAAGGTAAAAGCGGCGCTTTATTACCACATCGGGTAGTAGTACTAGTGGCAAAGTCGTTTCCCAATGAGCGCGTAACAGTGGATGCGGGGGCGCATATGTTTCCGGTAATGGCGCTGTGGCGTGCAAATTATCCCAATAACGTGCTGATTTCCAATGGGCTGGCTACTATGAGCTTTGCGCTGCCTGCTGCAATCGGGCTGGCTTTGTTAGATCGCACTAAAGCAGTCGTAGCCTTTACAGGCGATGGCGGCTTGCAAATGTGCCTAGCAGAATTAAGAACGGCAGTACGCGAAAACTTGCGAATCCGGGTGGTAGTGTTTGATGACGCAGAATTGAGCCTGATTAAAATCAAGCAATTGCAACGCGGTTATGCCCCCACCGGGGTGCAGATGGGACAGTTGGATTGGGAAATGTTAGGCACTGCGTTAGGTTTAGTTGCCAAAACTGCCACTACCGAAGCCGAGCTTTTGCAAGTATTGGCTGATACTGCCGATTGTAACGGGCCGGTGCTAATTGCTGCAAAAATAGACCCTACGCCTTATCAAGCTATGATTAATGCGTTGCGCGGCTGA
- a CDS encoding glycine--tRNA ligase, protein MASNVTMDTIVSLCKRRGFVFPSSEIYGGFGSTYDYGPLGVELLRNVRNLWWRAMVQEREDVVGLEASILGPSAVWEASGHVSNFTDPLVDCKNCRMRWREDHLLEGNYEAEYGATKRDAAGKLLCPNCGGELTDPRKFNMMFKTFVGVVEDTASVAYLRPETAQGMFYNFSNVLGSMRRKLPFGIAQVGKSFRNEITPGNFVFRTREFEQMEMEFFVKPGSDDDWHSYWIEERFQWYLKYGIKKENLRIRPHTKDELSFYSKATSDVEYEFPWGWGELEGIANRTNYDLTQHAKHSGKDLSYFDEETKEHIVPYVIEPAAGATRTALTFLIDAYAEEPDKDETRIVLHLHPAIAPVKVAVLPLSKKEPLVNLSKEVAKKLRRKWVVQYDESQSIGKRYRRQDEIGTPFCITVDFQSLEDNAVTIRDRDTMEQIRVPIAELSSMLEGKLALD, encoded by the coding sequence ATGGCTAGTAATGTCACAATGGATACAATCGTTTCCCTGTGTAAGCGACGAGGTTTTGTATTTCCCAGCAGTGAAATTTATGGTGGTTTTGGCAGCACCTACGATTACGGGCCGTTGGGCGTAGAATTGCTACGAAATGTGCGCAACCTGTGGTGGCGGGCAATGGTACAAGAACGCGAGGACGTTGTAGGGCTGGAAGCTTCCATTCTCGGTCCAAGCGCAGTATGGGAAGCCAGCGGACACGTCAGCAACTTTACAGACCCTCTGGTAGATTGTAAAAACTGTAGAATGCGCTGGCGCGAGGATCATTTGCTGGAAGGCAATTACGAGGCAGAATATGGTGCTACCAAACGCGATGCAGCGGGAAAATTGCTTTGTCCAAACTGTGGCGGCGAGTTAACTGACCCACGTAAGTTCAACATGATGTTCAAAACTTTTGTGGGTGTGGTGGAGGATACCGCTTCGGTGGCTTACCTGCGCCCCGAAACCGCACAGGGTATGTTCTATAACTTCTCGAATGTGCTGGGCAGCATGCGCCGCAAATTGCCTTTTGGTATTGCCCAAGTTGGCAAGAGTTTCCGTAACGAAATCACGCCGGGAAACTTCGTATTTCGCACCCGCGAATTTGAGCAAATGGAGATGGAGTTTTTCGTAAAGCCCGGTAGTGATGATGACTGGCATAGCTACTGGATAGAAGAACGCTTTCAATGGTACTTGAAATACGGTATAAAGAAAGAGAACCTGCGTATTCGTCCACATACCAAAGATGAGCTTTCGTTCTATTCTAAAGCCACCAGCGATGTGGAGTACGAGTTCCCGTGGGGTTGGGGCGAACTAGAGGGTATTGCTAATCGTACCAACTATGACCTTACCCAACATGCCAAGCATAGCGGTAAAGACCTAAGCTACTTTGATGAGGAAACCAAAGAGCACATAGTACCTTATGTGATTGAACCGGCAGCAGGCGCTACCCGTACTGCTCTAACCTTCCTGATTGATGCCTATGCCGAAGAACCGGATAAGGATGAAACTCGGATTGTGCTTCACCTACATCCGGCAATAGCCCCGGTTAAGGTGGCGGTGCTACCTCTCAGTAAGAAGGAACCATTGGTAAATCTCTCCAAAGAAGTGGCAAAGAAGTTACGTCGCAAATGGGTAGTACAGTATGATGAAAGCCAAAGCATCGGCAAGCGTTACCGCAGACAGGATGAGATCGGTACACCTTTCTGTATAACGGTTGACTTTCAAAGCTTAGAGGATAACGCTGTAACTATTCGCGATCGTGACACAATGGAACAAATTCGCGTTCCTATTGCCGAGCTTAGCAGTATGCTAGAGGGAAAACTGGCATTAGATTAG